TTCTTCTCTTTCTTATAGTGAGCTTGAAGCAATCGAGCACATCTTTGAAGAACTTGAAGGCAATGAAGGACTTCTTGTTGCAAGTAAAATTGCTGACCGAGTAGGCATCACTCGCTCTGTTATCGTAAACGCTCTTCGTAAGCTTGAGAGTGCTGGTGTTATTGAGTCTCGTTCTCTAGGAATGAAAGGAACTTACATTAAAGTTCTTAACGATAAATTCCTTGTAGAGCTTTCAAAACTAAAGACACAGTAATTCAACTAAAGCTCCGAGATCTCTCGGAGCTTTTTTAATAGAATGTTGCCGATTTCAACAATCCTTTTGCAAACGATGGAGATGAATTCTAACCGTTTACGCGTACTATGAGAGTGAGTTTGTATAGGCATTCATGGAATTTAAGATTTAAACTTGCGACTTGTCACTTGATATGATATATTAATCAACGGTGTTAATCACACACGCTTGTTGATTTGGAAAGTGGTGCTGCAGACGCAGTTTTTTCCGAAATAGATGCAAGCGGAGGATAAAAAAAACCATTAGGAGGAACACAATCATGGCAGTAATCTCTATGAAACAGCTTCTTGAAGCTGGGGTACACTTCGGTCATCAGACTCGTCGTTGGAACCCGAAAATGAAACCTTATATCTTCACTGAAAGAAACGGTATCTACATTATCGATCTTCAAAAAACAGTGAAGAAAGTCGAAGAAGCTTATAACTTCGTTCGTGACATCGCTCAGGACGGTGGTAAAGTTCTTTTCGTAGGTACAAAAAAGCAAGCGCAAGATTCCGTTAAGGATGAAGCGATCCGTGCTGGTCAATACTACATCAACCAACGCTGGTTGGGTGGAACGCTTACGAACTTTGAAACTATTCAAAAGCGTATTAACCGCCTGAAGAGCCTTGAGAAGATGCAAGAAGACGGTACTTTTGAAGTACTACCTAAGAAAGAAGTTATGCTTCTTAAAAAAGAAATGGATCGCCTTGAAAGATTCCTTGGTGGTATTAAAGATATGAACGGCGTTCCAGACGCAATGTTCGTAATCGACCCTCGTAAAGAGCGTATTGCTATTGCTGAGGCTCGTAAGCTTAATATCCCAATCGTTGCGATCGTGGATACAAACTGTGATCCAGATGAGATCGACTATATTATCCCTGGTAACGACGATGCAATCCGCGCTGTGAAACTTCTTACTGCTAAAATGGCTGACGCTGTTATCGAAGTTAGCAAAGTAGAAGAAGAAGCAGAAGTTGAAGCGGTAGAAACTGAAGAAACATCTGTATAAGAACACAAAGGGGTGATAAAGGGGAACTCTAACCCCTTTATCACCTTTTTTTAACCCAAAAGGGTATGATTACATATCATAATTCAAGGAGGAATTACTAATGGCAGTAACAGCTCAAATGGTAAAAGAATTGCGTGCACAAACTGGTGCAGGTATGATGGATTGTAAAAAAGCTCTAACAGAAAACGACGGTGACATGGACAAAGCAATCGACTGGCTTCGTGAGAAAGGTATCTCTAAAGCAGCTAAGAAAGCTGACCGCGTAGCAGCTGAAGGTCTTGCAACGATCGCTGTTGAAGGAAACAAAGCAGTAATTGCTGAAATCAACTCTGAAACTGACTTCGTTTCAAAGAACGAAAGCTTCATTTCACTAATTAATGATATTTCGCATCACCTCCTTAAAACGAATCCTGAGTCTGTGGACGCAGCTCTTGAAAGCAAAATGGAAAACGGACAAACCGTTACTGAATTCTTAAACGACAAAATCGCTAAAATCGGCGAGAAGATTTCTCTTCGTCGTTTCCAAATCATTGAGAAAACTGACGCTGACGCATTCGGCGCATACCTACACATGGGTGGACGCATTGGTGTTCTAACACTTCTTGAAGGCACAACCGACGAAGAAGTTGCGAAAGACGTTGCTATGCACACTGCAGCAGTTAACCCTCGTTTCGTATCTCGTGATGCTGTTCCAGCTGAAGAAGTTGAGCGTGAGCGCGAAGTATTGAAGCAACAGGCTCTTAACGAAGGTAAGCCAGAGAAAATTGTTGAGAAAATGGTAGAAGGCCGTATCAACAAATTCTTCGAAGAAATTTCTCTAGTTGATCAGCCGTTTGTTAAAGACACTGATCAAAAAGTTGGTAAGTACGTTGAATCTAAAGGCGCTACTGTAAAAGGCTTCATCCGCTACGAAGTTGGCGAAGGCATGGAGAAACGTGAAGATAACTTCGCTGAAGAAGTTATGTCTCAAGTGAAGAAGTAAAACAATGATAGGGAACACGTTGTGTTCCCTATTTTTCAAGAACAAATACTGATAAACATGCTGGAGGGTTAAAATGAGCGGAGCCAAGTATGAACGCGTTGTGTTAAAATTAAGCGGAGAAGCTTTGTCGGGTGGAGAAGGTCAAGGGATTTCACCGACAATCGTACAGTCAATCGCATCTCAAGTGAAGGAAATTCACGAAATGGGTGTGGAAGTGGCTGTCGTCGTTGGCGGAGGAAACATCTGGCGTGGTAAAGTAGGCAGTGAGATGGGAATGGACCGTGCTACTGCTGATTATATGGGGATGCTTGCAACAGTGATGAATTCACTAGCAATGCAGGATAGCCTTGAGAATATTGGAGTTGAAACGCGTGTTCAAACTTCAATTGAAATGAGGCAGGTAGCTGAGCCATATATTCGTCGTAAAGCGATTCGACACCTTGAGAAAAAACGCGTTGTCATTTTTGCGGCTGGTACTGGTAATCCATACTTCTCAACAGATACGACTGCTGCATTGCGTGCGGCAGAAATTGAAGCAGATGTTATTTTAATGGCGAAGAACAACGTAGACGGGGTTTACACAGCCGATCCTACAGTTGACGCTACTGCGAAGAAGTATGACACCCTTTCTTACCTTGATGTACTTAAGGAAGGCTTAGCTGTAATGGACTCCACAGCTTCTTCACTTTGTATGGATAATGACATTCCACTTGTTGTCTTTTCCATTATGGAAGAAGGAAACATTAAGCGCGCCATTTGCGGCGAAGAAATTGGAACAGTTGTAAAGGGGAGAAATTAAGATGACGAAAGAAATCTTGAAAAACGCTGAAGAACGTATGCAGAATGGAATTTCAAGCTTAAAGCGTGAGCTAGCAACACTAAGAGCTGGAAGAGCAAACGCTTCTCTACTTGATAAAATTCAAGTTGACTACTACGGTGCTCCAACACCAGTTAACCAGCTTGCTGGTATTTCTGTTCCGGAAGCACGTATGCTACTAATCCAACCTTATGATAAGACTTCAATCGGCGAGATCGAAAAAGCAATTCTTAAATCAGATCTTGGCCTAACACCTTCTAATGATGGGAATGTTATTCGTCTAACGATTCCAGCTCTAACAGAAGAGCGTCGTAAAGATCTTGTGAAACTCGTTAAGAAGTATGCTGAAGAAGGCAAAGTTGTGCTTCGCAACATTCGCCGAGATGCAAATGATGAGTTAAAGAAACAAGAAAAAGATGGCGATATTACAGAAGACGAGCTTCGCCGTGGCAACGACGATGTGCAAAAGCTTACTGACAAGTATGTAGCTGAAGCTGACAGTGTTGCGACTGATAAAGAAAAAGAAATCATGGAAGTCTAATTCAATAACATGTAAAATAAGATAATAAAAGGACCCTCTTTTCCCACAGGGGGTTTTTTTGTTAAGTAAGTGACACAATGGAGGATTTGCAATGCTTGGGAAGTTCTCGAACTGGATGAGAAAGAATGAAGATGAGGAACATTTAGAAATTAACACATCTGCAAATATCCCAGGACATATTGCGATCATTATGGATGGCAATGGACGCTGGGCGAAGAAGCGAGGTCTCCCGCGTGTGGCTGGCCACCGTGAAGGCGTTAAGGTTGTAAAAAAAATCGTAAGAAAGGCGAATGACCTGGGTGTTCAATATTTAACCCTGTATGCCTTTTCGACCGAGAATTGGAAACGACCAAAGGAAGAAGTAGACTTTTTAATGAAGCTCCCTGAGCAATTTCTACTTAGCCACCTGCCAGAATTGATCGAGCAGAACGTTCAAGTTAGAATTATGGGAGAACGAGAACAGCTGCCCCCCCATACGTTCAAAGCCATAAGCAAGGCAGTGAAAGAGACGAAAGACAATACCGGACTCATTCTTAACTTCGCGCTTAACTATGGTAGCCGTCATGAAATGAAAACAGCGATGCAGCGGTTATTAAGTGATGTAAGAAAGGGGATACTGACGGAAGAAGAGATTACGGAAGAGAAGATTTCTTCGTATTTACTCAGTAGCCAGTACCCGGACCCGGATTTATTAATAAGGACAAGCGGAGAAATTCGCTTAAGTAACTTTATGCTCTGGCAGTTAGCTTATACTGAACTTTGGTTTACGGAAGTTCTTTGGCCTGATTTTACAGAGCACCATTTTATTGAGGCCGTACAGGAATACCAGCGAAGAGGAAGACGTTACGGCGGGGTGTAAGTGTAGGAGGACATTAACGTAATGAAACAACGTGTTATTACGGGTGTGATTTTTGGCGCCCTTTTGTTAGGAATGATTATTGTAGGAGACTGGCCATTTATCATTTTGATGGCGCTTGTTGCCACTGTTGGAATGGTCGAACTGTTACTAATGAAGAAAATCACATTGGTTTCACTTCCTGGATTACTTGCTATCGTCGGAACGTGGATTCTTGTTATGCCTGACGACTGGATTGCGTCATTGACGTCGTCTGTATTCACCAAGATTGACCTCTTGTTCTTCGGTTTGCTTATTTTGCTTGCTATGACTGTCCTTACGAAGAATAAGTATAGTTTTGATGAAAGTTCATTTATTATGATGGCTTCATTATATGTCGGTCTAGGTTTCTATTATTTTACAGCGACGCGGTACCTGGGAGAAAATAATTTAGATGGTATGATTCATTTATTTTTTATTATTTTTCTTATATGGGCGTCTGACTCTGGCGCATATTTTGTAGGACGATCGCTCGGAAGGAAAAAGCTATGGCCTCATATATCTCCGAACAAAACGGTTGAAGGTGCAGTTGGCGGCGTTGTAATGGCAGTTCTTGTTGGCGTTGTTTTTCAATTGATTTATCCGGTGTATGATTCCATGATAGTTGTTTTGATCGTCTCCGTTCTAACTTCTGTTTTTGGACAGATAGGTGACCTTGTTGAATCAGCATTCAAGCGTCATTACGGAGTGAAGGATTCAGGCAGTATCTTGCCAGGGCACGGAGGGATACTTGATCGATTTGATAGTCTAATATTCGTTCTCCCTCTTCTGCATTTACTTAACCTGGTTTGATGAAACAGAGTAGATTGGAGGAACGGGTCGTTTGAAGAAAATAAGCTTATTGGGAGCATCTGGTTCAATCGGTATTCAGACTCTCGACATTGTGAGAATGCACCCTGACATGTTTTCCCTTGTAGCTGTTTCAGTAGGGAAAAATGTTCAAAAAGCGGTGGAAATAGCAGAGGAATTTAAGCCAAAGCTATTATCTGTTCAAAAGAAAGAAGATGCTGACTCGCTCAGAAGAACAATTTCAAGAAAGACAAAGATTGTCTATGGAGATGAAGGATTGCTAGAAGTAGCCTGTCATCACGATTCAACCGTTCTTGTAAATGCTATTCTCGGCAGTATCGGACTTTCTCCGACCCTTTCAGCGATTGAACAGGGAAAAACGATTGCTATTGCAAATAAAGAAACGCTTGTAACTGCTGGGCATCTCGTAACAGAGGCAGCCAAACGACATGGATCTGCCCTTCTGCCAGTAGATAGCGAACATTCAGCGTTGTTTCAATGCTTGAATGGTGAAAAACAAGATCAAATGGAGCGCCTCATTCTTACAGCATCAGGTGGAAGCTTCCGTGATAAAACACGTGAAGAACTTGTAGGAGTTAGTGTGAATGATGCTTTAAATCATCCGAACTGGTCCATGGGTGCTAAGATTACCATTGATTCAGCTACAATGATGAACAAAGGCCTTGAAGTGATTGAAGCGCACTGGCTGTTTGGAACACCTTATGATCAGATTGATGTATTGCTTCATAAAGAAAGTATTATTCACTCGATGGTAGAGTACATAGACGGTAGTGTCATGGCCCATCTAGGTACTCCGGATATGCGAATTCCAATTCAGTATGCACTTAGCTATCCTGATCGACTTGAAATCAGAAATGCAAAACGGTTAAACTTATGGGAAGTTGGTAAGTTACATTTTGAGAAGGTTGATTACGACCGCTTCCGCGCATTAAAGTTAGCTTATGAAGCTGGCCGCGCCGGTGGTTCACTCCCAGCCGTCATGAATGCGGCAAACGAAACGGCCGTTGCAGCATTTCTGGAGGGAAAGATCGATTTCTTAACGATCGAAGAGCTCGTAGAACAGGCGATGGAAAACCACAATATCGTTCAAAATGCATCGCTTGAAGAAATTCTTGCTGTAGATTCAGAAACAAGATTACGAGTTCAGTCATTAATTAAATAAAGGTGGTAAGTGGATATGAATACTGTGATTTCGATCATTATCATATTCGGAGCACTTGTCTTTTTCCATGAATTGGGTCACTTGCTCCTGGCAAAACGTGCAGGAATCTTGTGCCGAGAATTCGCCATAGGCTTCGGACCGAAAATTTTCACAATCAAGAAAGGTGAGACGGTTTACACGATCAGACTTCTGCCGCTCGGTGGATTTGTTCGAATGGCCGGCGAAGATCCTGAAATGATTGAATTGAAACCTGGACAGCGTGTTGGGCTTCTGTTTAATGATCAGAATAAAGTTGAAAAGATTGTTATCAATCAAAAATCAGCTTACCCTAATTTAAAAGAAGTAACGGTTGAAGAAGCCGACCTTGAGCGTGGGCTTTATATTAAAGGATACGAAGACGAAGATGAACCAGCTACGGTATTCCATATTGATGAAACATCTCATTATGTGATGGATGGATCTGAGTTTCAGATTGCGCCGTTTGATCGTCAATTCGGTTCAAAGTCGCTTTGGGACCGTTTCCTGGCCATTTTTGCTGGCCCAGTAATGAACTTCTTACTTGCGATCGTTATTTTCATCACGCTAGGCTTATTACAAGGGACGCCAACGAGCCAGGTTAAGGAAGTCGTTGAAGGTAGTCCTGCTGAGCAAGCCGGTATGATGAATGGTGATGTTATTACTGAAATTAATGGGACTGAAATAACAGGCTGGAATAAGATGACGTCTATTATTCAGGATAACGCAAATAATCAACTAGGATTTAAAGTAGATCGTGAAGGTGAATCGGTCTCTTTATCCATTACTCCAGAAAAACAAGAGCTTTCTGAAAATCAATCTGTTGGTCGTATTGGGGTTTCCCCAGAATATCAAGTGGATTTCTTAGACTCTATCGTTTTTGGTTTTACATCAACGTATGAATTCGGAAAGGCCATATTCGTAGGACTTGGCCAGCTTGTAACGGGGCAGCTTTCCATCGATGCTTTCTCAGGACCTGTAGGAATTTATAGTTACACAGAAGAAGCTGCATCTGGAGGGCTTTATGTTCTCATGAGATGGGCTGGTTTCTTGAGTATTAACCTTGGTATTTTCAACTTATTGCCACTTCCTGCACTTGATGGAGGAAGACTACTATTCATCGGTGTGGAAGCGTTACGTGGCAAGCCAATTGATCCGCAAAAGGAAAGCTTAGTTCACTTTATTGGCTTTTCGTTTCTCATGTTACTCATGCTAGTAGTGACATGGAATGATATCCAACGCTTCTTCCTATAGGAGCCACGGGACCCGTTTTAAGAATGAAATGAGGTGCAGTAGATGAAACAATCTAAATATTTTAATCCAACCCTTCGAGATAATCCAGCTGATGCCGAAATTAAAAGTCATCAGCTCCTTGTCAGAGCGGGTTTTATACGTCAAAATGCTTCAGGTATTTATTCATACCTACCATTAGGAAAGAAAGTACTAATGAAAATTGAAGAAGTCATTCGAAAAGAGCTTGATGAAACTGGTGCACAGGAATTATTGATGCCAGCGATTCAACCTGCTGAGCTATGGCAGGAAACGGGGCGATGGGACGTTTACGGTCCTGAGCTAATGAGACTAAAGGATCGCCACGGTAGACCTTTTGCTCTCGGTGCCACTCACGAGGAGTTAATTACAAGTCTTGTTCGCGATGAGTTGAAATCGTACAAGCAATTGCCGGTGACTCTTTATCAGATTCAAACAAAGTATCGTGATGAGCGTCGTCCACGCTTTGGTTTGCTTCGAGGAAGAGAGTTTATTATGAAAGATGCCTACTCTTTCCATTCTTCTGAAGAACAGCTTGATGAAGCCTACAATGATATGCATAGTGCTTATAGTCGAATCTTTAGTACCCTGGGCTTGAATTTCCGCCCTGTTGTGGCTGATTCGGGTGCAATGGGTGGTAAAGATACAGAAGAATTTATGGCATTATCTAGCGTTGGGGAAGATACGATCGCATATAGTGATTCTTCAGATTACGCGGCCAATATTGAAATGGCAGAAGTTCATGTAGCGTATGAGAAATCGGACGAGCCAGAGGCACCTTTAACTAAAGGGGAAGGCGAGGCTTCGTTAGAACGCCATATCCGTACTTCTCTTATTAAGGTAGAAGATGAGACCGTTCTTTTTCTTGTAAGAGGGGATCATGAATTAAATGACATCAAGGTTAAGCACCTATTCGCAACGGATATGGTAGAAGTCTTGAATGAAGAAGTTGATGTGAAAGAATTTAACGGCAAGGTTATTGCAGACAATGCAGTTAAAGCCATCGTCAACGGATCAATTAGTGGTAAACATGCTTATCAGAATGTTAATCCAGATCGAGACCTTTCCGTTACAAGTTATGAAGACCTTCGTTTTATTCAAGAAGGAGATCCTTCTCCAGATGGCAATGGAACGATTGTTTTTGCGGAAGGCATTGAAATTGGCCAGGTGTTTAAGCTAGGAACAAAATATAGTGAAACAATGGGCGCTTCTTATCTTGATGAAGGTGGGAAAGCTAAGCCTATTATGATGGGTTGTTATGGGATCGGCGTTTCACGAACGCTTGCAGCGATCGCTGAGCAAAATGCAGATGACAATGGGCTGAAATGGCCTCTTGCTGTAACACCATTTCATGTTCACTTGATTACAATCAACGTGAAAGATGCTGATCAAACA
The sequence above is drawn from the Pseudalkalibacillus hwajinpoensis genome and encodes:
- the rpsB gene encoding 30S ribosomal protein S2 encodes the protein MAVISMKQLLEAGVHFGHQTRRWNPKMKPYIFTERNGIYIIDLQKTVKKVEEAYNFVRDIAQDGGKVLFVGTKKQAQDSVKDEAIRAGQYYINQRWLGGTLTNFETIQKRINRLKSLEKMQEDGTFEVLPKKEVMLLKKEMDRLERFLGGIKDMNGVPDAMFVIDPRKERIAIAEARKLNIPIVAIVDTNCDPDEIDYIIPGNDDAIRAVKLLTAKMADAVIEVSKVEEEAEVEAVETEETSV
- the tsf gene encoding translation elongation factor Ts, producing MAVTAQMVKELRAQTGAGMMDCKKALTENDGDMDKAIDWLREKGISKAAKKADRVAAEGLATIAVEGNKAVIAEINSETDFVSKNESFISLINDISHHLLKTNPESVDAALESKMENGQTVTEFLNDKIAKIGEKISLRRFQIIEKTDADAFGAYLHMGGRIGVLTLLEGTTDEEVAKDVAMHTAAVNPRFVSRDAVPAEEVEREREVLKQQALNEGKPEKIVEKMVEGRINKFFEEISLVDQPFVKDTDQKVGKYVESKGATVKGFIRYEVGEGMEKREDNFAEEVMSQVKK
- the pyrH gene encoding UMP kinase, with translation MSGAKYERVVLKLSGEALSGGEGQGISPTIVQSIASQVKEIHEMGVEVAVVVGGGNIWRGKVGSEMGMDRATADYMGMLATVMNSLAMQDSLENIGVETRVQTSIEMRQVAEPYIRRKAIRHLEKKRVVIFAAGTGNPYFSTDTTAALRAAEIEADVILMAKNNVDGVYTADPTVDATAKKYDTLSYLDVLKEGLAVMDSTASSLCMDNDIPLVVFSIMEEGNIKRAICGEEIGTVVKGRN
- the frr gene encoding ribosome recycling factor — its product is MTKEILKNAEERMQNGISSLKRELATLRAGRANASLLDKIQVDYYGAPTPVNQLAGISVPEARMLLIQPYDKTSIGEIEKAILKSDLGLTPSNDGNVIRLTIPALTEERRKDLVKLVKKYAEEGKVVLRNIRRDANDELKKQEKDGDITEDELRRGNDDVQKLTDKYVAEADSVATDKEKEIMEV
- a CDS encoding isoprenyl transferase, producing the protein MLGKFSNWMRKNEDEEHLEINTSANIPGHIAIIMDGNGRWAKKRGLPRVAGHREGVKVVKKIVRKANDLGVQYLTLYAFSTENWKRPKEEVDFLMKLPEQFLLSHLPELIEQNVQVRIMGEREQLPPHTFKAISKAVKETKDNTGLILNFALNYGSRHEMKTAMQRLLSDVRKGILTEEEITEEKISSYLLSSQYPDPDLLIRTSGEIRLSNFMLWQLAYTELWFTEVLWPDFTEHHFIEAVQEYQRRGRRYGGV
- a CDS encoding phosphatidate cytidylyltransferase encodes the protein MKQRVITGVIFGALLLGMIIVGDWPFIILMALVATVGMVELLLMKKITLVSLPGLLAIVGTWILVMPDDWIASLTSSVFTKIDLLFFGLLILLAMTVLTKNKYSFDESSFIMMASLYVGLGFYYFTATRYLGENNLDGMIHLFFIIFLIWASDSGAYFVGRSLGRKKLWPHISPNKTVEGAVGGVVMAVLVGVVFQLIYPVYDSMIVVLIVSVLTSVFGQIGDLVESAFKRHYGVKDSGSILPGHGGILDRFDSLIFVLPLLHLLNLV
- the dxr gene encoding 1-deoxy-D-xylulose-5-phosphate reductoisomerase, yielding MKKISLLGASGSIGIQTLDIVRMHPDMFSLVAVSVGKNVQKAVEIAEEFKPKLLSVQKKEDADSLRRTISRKTKIVYGDEGLLEVACHHDSTVLVNAILGSIGLSPTLSAIEQGKTIAIANKETLVTAGHLVTEAAKRHGSALLPVDSEHSALFQCLNGEKQDQMERLILTASGGSFRDKTREELVGVSVNDALNHPNWSMGAKITIDSATMMNKGLEVIEAHWLFGTPYDQIDVLLHKESIIHSMVEYIDGSVMAHLGTPDMRIPIQYALSYPDRLEIRNAKRLNLWEVGKLHFEKVDYDRFRALKLAYEAGRAGGSLPAVMNAANETAVAAFLEGKIDFLTIEELVEQAMENHNIVQNASLEEILAVDSETRLRVQSLIK
- the rseP gene encoding RIP metalloprotease RseP; translated protein: MNTVISIIIIFGALVFFHELGHLLLAKRAGILCREFAIGFGPKIFTIKKGETVYTIRLLPLGGFVRMAGEDPEMIELKPGQRVGLLFNDQNKVEKIVINQKSAYPNLKEVTVEEADLERGLYIKGYEDEDEPATVFHIDETSHYVMDGSEFQIAPFDRQFGSKSLWDRFLAIFAGPVMNFLLAIVIFITLGLLQGTPTSQVKEVVEGSPAEQAGMMNGDVITEINGTEITGWNKMTSIIQDNANNQLGFKVDREGESVSLSITPEKQELSENQSVGRIGVSPEYQVDFLDSIVFGFTSTYEFGKAIFVGLGQLVTGQLSIDAFSGPVGIYSYTEEAASGGLYVLMRWAGFLSINLGIFNLLPLPALDGGRLLFIGVEALRGKPIDPQKESLVHFIGFSFLMLLMLVVTWNDIQRFFL
- a CDS encoding proline--tRNA ligase; the protein is MKQSKYFNPTLRDNPADAEIKSHQLLVRAGFIRQNASGIYSYLPLGKKVLMKIEEVIRKELDETGAQELLMPAIQPAELWQETGRWDVYGPELMRLKDRHGRPFALGATHEELITSLVRDELKSYKQLPVTLYQIQTKYRDERRPRFGLLRGREFIMKDAYSFHSSEEQLDEAYNDMHSAYSRIFSTLGLNFRPVVADSGAMGGKDTEEFMALSSVGEDTIAYSDSSDYAANIEMAEVHVAYEKSDEPEAPLTKGEGEASLERHIRTSLIKVEDETVLFLVRGDHELNDIKVKHLFATDMVEVLNEEVDVKEFNGKVIADNAVKAIVNGSISGKHAYQNVNPDRDLSVTSYEDLRFIQEGDPSPDGNGTIVFAEGIEIGQVFKLGTKYSETMGASYLDEGGKAKPIMMGCYGIGVSRTLAAIAEQNADDNGLKWPLAVTPFHVHLITINVKDADQTALSDRLYESLQNERYDVLYDDRKERAGVKFKDADLVGLPLRVIVGKKANDEIVEVKRRDTGESIEVSVDNLNETIQQLLTQMN